GTATGTACGTGTGGAAACGTCTGTAGATGTGGCAATACAGTTTAAGGATTATAAATATCAGCTTGTAACAACAGACATTAGTGCTGGTGGTTTAGCAGTTATGTTAAAAGGTGAAGTGGCTTTCAAAGATGATGATGAGGTGAAGCTCACAATCGTATTACCATACGCCAATGGGGATGTAAAATACGTCATTACCGAAGCAACTATTGTGCGAATTTTTGAAAAAGATGACAAAACCATTGCAACAATTCGCTTAATTGATACAGATGATGTCGATCAGCAGCATATTGTACGTTTCTGTTTTGAACGTCAACTGGTCAATCGACGTAAAGAATTAAACCCCTTTGACCTTTGAAATGTTGAGTGACAAACGTTGTGAAATTTTAGTGGCATATTAATTGTCACGATTAAGAAAAGCCCTCTGCGAGTTAGAGGGTTTTTTTATCTTTATATGTTACAATATGGTGTGATAGAAAGTAGGGGAAATGATGAAAAACATTCAAATTGCGATTGATGGCCCTGCTGGTGCAGGAAAAAGTACAATCGCTAAAATAGTTGCAGAAACTCTTGGATTTACTTATATCGATACAGGTGCTATGTATCGTGCAGTTACGTATAAAGCCATGCAACAGAACATACATTTAGATGATGAAACAAAATTAGCAGAAATGCTGGCAGCAAGCACAATCGAATTAAAGCCATCTCCGCAAGGGCAGCTGGTCTTTTTGGATGGTAATAATGTTTCAGCGGAAATCCGATCAAATGAGGTAACTTCCTCTGTGTCACAAGTAGCCGCTCATGCAAAGGTTCGAGAACTGCTAGTAGCACAGCAGCAAAAGCTTGCGGCTAATGGTGGCGTTGTAATGGATGGGCGTGATATTGCGACACATGTGTTAAAAAATGCCGAATTAAAAATCTTTATGTCTGCTACAGTAGAGGAGCGAGCAAGACGCCGTTTAATTGACAATCAAAAACGAGGAATAGAGTCTTCCATTGAAAAGCTTCAGGAAGAAATTGCTCTGCGCGACAAAATGGATAGTGAACGGGAAGCATCTCCACTTATTCAAGCAGAGGATGCTATATTTTTAGATACGACTTCATTGTCCATTGATGATGCAGCACAAGCTATTTTAAGATTAGCGCAAGAAAAAATGGTATAAATCCTAAAATTTCAGACATTTTTTGAATTTAAAGGATTTATTTTTGTCTTTGTCTTCAATATCGAATAAAATAGTAAGGGAAGATGCGAAGGAGGGTTACATATGTCTGAAGAAATGAACTATGCAGAACAAACGTTTAACGAAGGTGATATCGTCAAAGGTATTGCTGAGCAGGTTGATGAAAAAGCGGTAACTGTTTCAATTCCAGGAGCACCGTTTGATGGTATCGTACCAATCAGTGAATTATCAAGCTTACACATTGAAAAAGCGTCTGATGTTATCTCTGCTGGAGATGAATTAGAGTTGATGATCACAAAGGTTGAAGAAGAGAACTATGTCTTATCAAAACGTAAAGTAGATGCTTTAAAAGCATGGGATACACTTGAGCAACAATTCGCCGCTGAAGAAGTATTCGAAGCGGAAGTTAAAGATATTGTTAAAGGTGGCCTTGTCGTAGATTTAGGTGTACGTGGCTTCGTACCAGCTTCACTTGTAGAAGACTACTTTGTCGACGATTTTGAAGGCTATAAAGGCAAGTTACTAAGCTTTAAAATTGTCGAGCTGGATAAGGAAAAAAATCGTTTAATTTTATCACACCGTGCTGTAGTGGAAGCAGAAAAAGCTTCGCAAAAGAAACAAGTCATTAACGAAATTCAAGCAGGCGATGTATTAAACGGAAAAGTTCAACGAATTGCATCATTTGGAGCATTCATTGACCTTGGAGGTATTGATGGCCTTGTGCATATTTCACAAGTATCGCATGAGCATGTAAGTGATGTGAGTGAGGTTTTATCAGAGGGACAAGAAGTAACGGTAAAGGTTCTTTCTGTTGATCCGGAAAATGAGCGTATTTCGCTATCCATTAAGGAAACGCTGCCTGGACCTTGGTCGAATATCGAGGAGCGTGCAGCTAAAGGAACAGTATTAGATGGTAAAGTAAAACGCCTAACATCATTTGGTGCGTTTGTGGAGGTTTTCCCAGGCGTAGAAGGGTTAGTGCATATTTCGCAAATCGCCCATAAGCATATTAATACACCACATGAAGCCTTAAAGGAAGGACAAGAGGTACAAGTAAAAGTGCTTGACGTCAATGGTGAGGAAGGTCGCCTAGCTCTAAGCATTAAAGATTTACTTGAAAATCCTGAGGCAGAAGAAGTAATCGACTATGAATTACCAGAAGAAAACACAGGCTTCTCATTTGGTGATGTCATTGGTGATAAATTAAAGAACTTTAAATAAACGAGTCGAGCGAGGATGCATGTTGTGTCCTCGCTTTTATTATGGGATGACCGATAGAAAAGTTTCTAAGCGGTGGATAGAACGCTGAAAGTAGCGGTTAGAAGCTTCAAAGTGAAGGATAGCATTCTAAAAGTAGTGGATAGAACCCTCGAAGCGAAGGATAGAACTCCTAAAGTGCAGGATAGAACCTTCGAAACGATGGATAGAATTCACAAAATATAGGATGGGATCTGCAAATTGACTAAGCTACCCCATGTAAAATAAATTGAACGAGACGTTATAGCGATACATAGCGCTCTATTTAATGGATATGATATGATATAATGGCATTTTTCGTGTATAATAGCGAAAGACAAGAAGTTTGGAAGGATGAAGTACAGATGACGAAACCAGTAGTAGCCATCGTAGGTCGTCCGAACGTAGGTAAGTCGACGATTTTTAATCGTATCGTTGGGGAACGTGTTTCGATTGTGGAGGATATCCCAGGGGTTACACGTGACCGTATTTATAGTTCGGCAGAGTGGTTAACACATGACTTTAATATTATTGATACAGGTGGTATCGAGATAGGAGACGAGCCGTTTTTAGAGCAAATTCGTCAACAGGCTGAAATTGCGATTGACGAAGCTGATGTTATTATTTTTATGACAAACGGTCGTGAGGGTGTAACAGCTGCAGACGAACAAGTGGCTAAAATTTTATACAAAACAAAGAAACCAGTCGTTTTAGCAGTGAATAAAATCGATAATCCGGATATGCGCGAGATGATCTATGATTTCTATGCACTCGGCTTTGGTGAGCCTTGGCCGATTTCAGGCTCTCATGGCTTAGGCTTAGGGGATTTATTAGATGAATGTGCCAAACATTTCCCAAAAGAGGATGAAGAGCAATATGGGGATGATGTTATTAAATTCTCGCTTATTGGTCGTCCCAATGTAGGGAAATCCTCGTTAGTGAATGCATTTTTAGGACAGGAACGTGTCATTGTTAGTAATATTGCTGGTACGACGCGCGATGCAATTGATACTCCATATGAGTACGATGGACAAGAATATGTCATTATTGATACAGCAGGTATGCGTAAAAAGGGGAAGGTCTATGAAACGACTGAGAAATATTCAGTGTTGCGTGCCTTACGTGCCATTGAACGCTCCGATGTTGTGCTAGTTGTGCTAAACGCTGAAGAGGGTATTCAAGAGCAGGACAAAAAAATTGCTGGCTATGCACATGAGGCAGGGAAAGCTGTTGTCATTGTTGTGAATAAATGGGATGCAGTTGAAAAAGATGAGAAAACAATGAACGTCTTTACACAACAAATTCGAGAGCACTTCTTATTCTTAGACTACGCTCCGATTATTTTTGTATCAGCAAATACCAAACAACGGGTACATCAAATTTTACCGATTATCCAGCGTGTAAGTGAAAATCATTCAATGCGCATTCAATCATCCATTTTAAACGAAGTAATTGAAGATGCTGTGGCACGTAATCCAGCGCCGACTGATAAAGGTCGTCGATTACGTATTTACTATGCAACACAGGTTGCGATACAGCCACCAACGTTTGTGATTTTTGTAAATGAACCTGAATTGATGCATTTCTCTTATGAACGGTTTTTAGAAAATCGTATTCGAGAAACATTTGATTTTGAAGGGACGCCAATACGTTTAATTACTCGTGCTCGTGCCTAGGAAAATGATACACAGACAGTACGCCTATCCGACGTTTTTTGTTGGATGGCGTCTTTTTACAAAAAAGGTCAAGCATCATTGAAAACCTATTACAGGCGCTATGAAAGGGAGGATTTTGAATGGAAAAAGTTTGTGTGTTAGGTGCAGGCTCATGGGGAACTGCATTAGCAATGGTACTTGCAGAGAATGGACATGATACACTTGTCTGGACTCATCGAGCTGATCAAGCTGAAGAAATAAACAGCCTGCATACGAATAAAAAGTATTTACCAGAAACAATATTACCAATAAATTTGCATGCTACAAGTGATATTGCTCAGGCAGTTGCTCATTCAGAAATAATTATTGTTGCTGTACCAACAAAGGCCATTCGAGAAGTGTGTGAAAAAATGGTAGGATCTCTCGATAAAAAAATCCTATTTGTTCATGTTTCAAAGGGAATAGAGCCAGATTCACTAAAAAGAATTTCAGAAATTCTAGCAGAGAGTCTTCCAGCCGAATTTATAGAGGAAATTGTTGTGCTTTCTGGTCCGAGCCATGCAGAGGAGGTTGTTTTACATCACCCCACTACTGTGACAGCGGCCTGCGCTAATATTGAGGCTGCTGAAAAAGTACAGGACCTATTTATGAATCAATTTTTCCGTGTTTACACAAATGAAGATGTTATCGGGGTAGAAATTGGTGGCGCACTAAAAAATGTTATTGCATTAGCTGCTGGAATTACAGATGGCTTAAATTATGGTGATAATGCTAAAGCAGCTTTGATTACTCGAGGATTAGCTGAAATTACACGTCTTGGTGTTAAAATGGGAGGGAATCCCTTTACATTCGCAGGACTAACAGGTATGGGTGATTTGATTGTAACATGTACAAGTGTACATTCTCGTAATTGGCGTGCAGGTCATCTGCTTGGAAAAGGGATGAAGCTACCAGAGGTCCTTGATCAAATGGGAATGGTGGTAGAAGGTGTGCGTACAACGAAGGCAGCCTTTCAATTAGCAGAAAAATATAATGTTGCTATGCCAATATCAACAGAGCTTTATAGTGTGCTCTTTAATGATGTAGAACCGAAAATAGCTGTTGATGCATTAATGATGCGTATGAAAAAGCGAGAAATTGATGAGATTTCATAGATTCGATCGTTGATTAGTTTTGTCATAATATGGACATAAATAAGGTGTTCTAGCGGTAATGCTGGGACACTTTTATTGTATACCTATCAAAAGGTTGTCCATTTGTTATGATAGTTACTGGACATCTATTTCTTTTTAGCGAAAGCACATAGTATAATAAACTTTGATTGTTTTGTGACATTGAAGAAAGGTGGTTGTCTTAAATGGGTCCGTTAGCACATATGCCTGCTCTAGACATAATGTGGGTATCGTTTTATTGTATCGGCTTTATGATTATCTCAGTCGGTTTAATTTATTTAGCGCGAAATAAGATTTCAAATGTTTTTTTACGTACAATCGTAAATTTATCAGCATACATATTGTTTGGGCTTGGTACCTTCTTAATGGTACTGATTGTTGCCACATGGCCAGCATAAAAATTAATGAGGTGGAAGTGACATGAAGAAATTAAGTGCTATTATAATGGTACTTGCAACCGCGATACTTCTAGTAGGTTGTGTAACTCCTGAAGATGAGAAGAGGGCTAAAGTAGTCCCTGATGTAGACCAATTAGCAGCGGTTCAGCGTGCGGTGGATGAATATCGTGAAGCCACTGGTGGACTAGTTCCCATTAAAAATAGTGAGCTAGATACTGATATTTATATAAAATATTTAATTGATTTTGAGAAGCTTATGCCGAAATATCTTGCCCAAATACCTGGGAATGCCTATGAAAAAGGTGGTATTTTCCAATATATTATTTGGGACCCTGAGAATAAGGCACAAGTAAAATTAGTTGATTTAAATGCAGCGGAGCGTATCCGTGAAATTAATATTCGTAAATTGTCAACCCAATATTTACCGATAAAAGGAAACACTGCAGATAATGTGTTCCAAATTGACTTTGAGAAATTAGGCTATAAAAAAGATGTTACTGTCAAAAGTCCTTATTCTGGTGCCGAATTACCATTATTTATGACAGGTGATGGTGAAATGCATGTCGACTACTCAATTGATTTAGGCCAACTATTAAAAGAAGACAATCCTGATGTGAAACCAGGAGAAGATATTCGTCAGCTACTTATTGATAAATATCCAGTAGTACCAGCATATTCTGTGCCATATACAGTCGATGAAAATGGCGAACCAACCTATTTTATGGAAGCCTATGATAGTGATGCAAAAAAAGCTAGAGAAAAAGCGATAGAAAAGGCTAAGAAAGAGGCCGAATCTCAAACGAATAAAAAATAGTGCTCATAAGCTCCTTACATTTGTAGGGGGCTTTTTCATATTTGTCTGAGGGCTTGCATATAGTGAAAAAGCGTAGATAAAGGAGGCAGAAACCTTGAGTGAAGCAGTATTTAAAGAAATTGCAGAGCGCACAAATGGCGATGTTTATATTGGTGTTGTCGGTCCAGTACGGGTAGGTAAATCTACATTTGTAAAAAAGGTTATGGAAGCAGTTGTGTTACCAAATATTGTGGATGAAACAGAACGAATGCGAGCACAAGATGAATTGCCGCAAAGCTCACCGGGGCCAGTCATTATGACTGCTGAGCCGAAGTTTGTGCCTGCCCAAGCAACACGTATTGCGGTCGGTGAAGATGAAATGACATTCCAAATTCGTTTAGCAGATTGCGTTGGCTATATTATTGATGGGACAAAGGGATATGAGGACGAAAATGGACCAAAATATGTGCATACACCTTGGCACACAGAGCCCATTCCTTTCCAAGAAGCGGCAAAAATAGGGACAGATAAAGTAATTCGAGACCATGCCAATATCGGAATTGTTGTGACAACGGATGGTACAGTGAATGGTATTAGCCGTCGTGCAGCAGAGAAGGCAGAAGAAGAGATTGTAGAACAGCTTACTGAAATTGGAAAACCCTTTGTTATTGTGTTAAATTGTCAAATGCCAGCAAGAGAGGAGACGGTTCAGCTCAGAAATGAATTATTTGAGCGTTACAATGTCCCTGTCATTGCAATTTCAATTGATCAAATGCGCGCAACGGATGTTCAATATATCCTACAAGAAGCGTTATTTGAATTCCCAATCCGTACAATTGAGGTGGAAAAGCCGGATTGGTTAGATGTTTTAGATGCATCACATCCATTGAATGTGGCACTTATTGATTCGATGGAAGAAGTATTATCTTCAGTTATGCGAATTCGGGATGTACAGCAGGCGTCAGATGCCTTTAAAGCCATCGATTATATTGACCAAAGTGAAGTGGTACATGTAGACTCTGGGGCTGGAACCGCAGTTATACGAGTATCATTACAAGGAGAGCTATATAAATCAGTGTGTAATGAATGGCTAGAAGAACCAATTGAAACAAAGAAAGATTGGCTACTCTTTATTAAAGAAGCAGCTGAGGCAAAGGAAGCACAAAAACGTTTTAAATCAGCTATTAACGATGCTGATTCTACTGGCTATGGTGTGACACTGCCGATGATGCAGGAATTTGAGCCAACAGCACCTGAGCTCATTAAACAAAATAATTTCTTTGGAGTCCGTATGAAAGCAAAGGCACCATCTTATCATATTATTCGAGTAGACATGGAATCTGAATTTGCTCCGTTAATTGGCTCTGAGTTCCATAGTCAACAGTTACTTAAGGATTTAAATCATGCTTATTTACATGATCGTGAGGCATTATGGAATACACAGCTTTTCGGAACACCATTGCATGAAGTGTTAAAAGAAGGAATTCGCTATAAAATGGATGCTGTTCCATCTACAGCCAAAAAACGTATGCGTCAAACAATTGAACGAATGGTAAACGAGGGTGACAGAGGATTAGTTACGTTTATTTTGTAGGAACAAAAAGAAAAATAAAGAGCAAAAAATTAGTACAGGGCTTTTCGTTTTTATGCGAAAAGTCCTGTTATTTTTGTTTTTTGGGTGAAAAACTGACTTTTTGGTTATAATCATGAATGAATACAGTTGCGTCGCGGTTTTCTATGTGTTACTCTTTTTACAGAATTGGTTCATGACCCTTTGAGAGGAGGTGAATGGTGTGAATAAAACAGAATTAGTAAACTCTGTTGCTGAAGCTGCAGGTCTTTCTAAAAAAGACGCTTCTAAAGCAGTTGAAGCTGTATTTGATACAATTCAAGATGCTCTTGCAAAGGGTGACAAAGTACAATTAATTGGTTTTGGTAACTTTGAAGTACGTGAACGTGCGGCTCGTAAAGGTCGTAACCCACAAACTGGTAAAGAAATCGAAATCGCTGCTAGCAAGGTACCTGCTTTCAAACCAGGTAAACAGCTCAAAGACGCTGTAAAATAATACACGTCTAGTAGTTACATAGAGCAGTCTTCATGTAATCGAACATGGAGGCTGCTCTTTTTAACTCTTATTGAGGGCTTACAATATTTATGCAAGATAATTATTATACATAGTGGAATTGAAAAGGGATGTTTTATTGTTAATGAAGCATTCTAATATAGTATATGCATAATTCGAAAATATGCTCTTTTTTGGAAATTCAGAATGGCTTCATTTGCTCGTAAAGCATTAAAATTTTTTCAATCAAGTAAGTCGTTTTGCGCTAACCTTTTGGATATGCTACGATGCATAGGGAAATGTGTAATGTTTTGATATGCAGGAGGTTTTTTACGAATGTCAAATGTTGATTTATTGAAAATAGAAGAAGCAGTAAAAATGATACTAGAAGCTGTAGGAGAAGATGTAAATCGTGAAGGTTTACTAGACACACCAAAACGAGTTGCTAAAATGTATGCTGAAATGTTTAGTGGCTTACATGAGGATGCAAGAGATTATTTTAAAACAGTTTTCCACGAAGATCATGAGGAATTAGTGCTTGTGAAGGATATTCCATTTTATTCAATGTGTGAGCATCACTTGGTTCCTTTTTACGGAAAAGCTCATGTGGCATACATACCTAACGATGGAATAGTTGCTGGCTTAAGTAAATTAGGGCGTGCAGTAGAAACAATTGCCCGTCGCCCACAATTACAGGAGCGTATTACCTCCTCTGTAGCTGATACGATTATGGAAATGCTTTCTCCTAAAGGAGTTTATGTAGTGATTGAAGCGGAACATATGTGTATGACGATGCGTGGATTAAAGAAGCCTGGCTCGAAAACGGTGACATCGGTTGCACGTGGCATTTATGAGGAAGATGAAGTAAAACGAAGAGAAGTATTATCATTTATTCAAATGTCTTAAATTGCATGTCTAATTATGTTATGATGGACTAAGAATTTGTCGGATTTAAGGAGTGTACAAATAATGTCACAAGATTATATTGTTATTCAAGCAGAGGAAGATGGCGTGCATGTAATCGGTTTAACACGTGGGACAGATACAAAATTCCACCATTCTGAAAAATTAGATGCGGGCGAAGTGATGATTGCTCAATTCACTGAACATACATCTGCTATGAAAATTCGTGGAAAAGCACAAATTCATACAGCTCATGGTGTAATTCATAGTGAGGCTAAAAAATAAAAGCTGTAATGTCCATTACAATGGTACATAAACTTGCTTAGATGTGTAAAACTTAGTATTGTTTTAATTCGATTTTAAAGGCAGTTGGATTTCAGCCATTTTGATGGTGAAAAATCTACTGCCTATCATGTTGATAGAAGCGAAATTTTTTTATGACAAATCGTCACGTATGCTATAATAATTCAGTAAGCAAACGTTAGGAGATAAAAGCAACTAACGTATTTGAAAGTGAAATGGAGTAAGGTCTATGAATGCAACATACATTCAAAATTCAATTGCACAGTTAAAAAAAGAGATTTTCATGGATGTTCGTCATAGAACTTTGCAAAAATACACAGGGACACCTGTGATTGATGAAAATCAATTGTTTTACTTGTTAGTTCCTTTTTTGAATGGTGAGGAGTGGCAACAAGAGCAAAGAGAAGCTGCAATTACAGTTGGTATTGTGTACGCAGCTCTTTCAGCGCACGATCATATAAAAGAATTAGACGCCACATCTAAAGAGCAACAGCTAACCGTTTTAGCTGGAGACTTTTATAGTGGGCGCTATTATGAGATTTTAGCGATGTCTGGAAATGTTGCTTTGATTCGAAAATTGTCACAAGGCATTGTGGCACGCTGTGAACACCAAATAAAGGTGTATGAGGCGACAAAAAGATCGATTGAGCAGTGGATTGCCTCAATGAGCACTATAGAATCAGGGTTAATCGCCAAATTTTTTGAGCTTTATTCATTCGAAAAGTATATTCCAATAGTGGAAAAAAGCTTAATTATTTTACGTTTAGAAAGAGAATGGGTGGCTTATCATCGTGGACAAGTGTCTTTAATGAGCAAGGCGCTTGAAGAGAGTGCAAGGTACGATGGCACAACCTATTACAGTGTCATCCAGGATAAAATTGTGCAATTAAAAAAAGAGCTATTACAGGAGATTACTGAGGCATCGTTTTTACAAGGTGATGTGAAACAAGCTCTACAAGCACGTGTAGAGGCATCTATTGCTTCTACTAATGGATAAGAGAGGTTTTTCAAAATGGCTAAAACGAAAGAAGAGCACGTTCACGAAGTATTTGAAAGTATTTCGGAAAACTACGACAAAATGAATGGCGTTATTAGTTTTCAGATGCATGTTGGTTGGCGTAATGATACGATGAAGCACATGGCTGTAAAACCTGGATCAAAGGCATTGGATGTTTGTTGTGGGACAGCAGATTGGACGATTGCCTTGGCACATGCAGTGGGTGAAAATGGAGAGGTAAAGGGGCTTGATTTTAGCCAAAACATGCTGAAGGTTGGGGAGCAGAAGGTAAAGCCGTATCCTCAAATTGAGCTTATTCATGGAAATGCCATGGAATTACCTTTTCCCGACAATACATTTGATTATGTAACGATTGGTTTTGGTCTTCGTAATGTTCCAGATTATTTACAAGTGCTAAAAGAAATGAATCGTGTTGTAAAACCAGGAGGAATGGTTGTTTGTTTAGAAACATCACAATCAGAAATTCCGGGCTATCGACAATTATTCCGTTTTTATTTTAAATATATAATGCCGATATTTGGTAAAATATTTGCGAAAAGCTATAAAGAATATTCTTGGCTTCAGGAATCTGCAAATGATTTCCCAGGTATGAAAAAGTTAGCGGCAATGTTTCAGCAAGCAGGTTTAGAAAAAGTAACGTACAAAGCATACAGTGGCGGTGCTGCGGCAATGCATATGGGCTTTAAAAAGATACGTTAATGGGGGAAGGTTTTCACGCGTGGAAAAGATGAAGTTAAAACTACTCTATTCCGATTTGAAATCAGATATCGATATCATTGAACAAGAACTAGAAAAAGCAGTAAACTCTTCTTCCTATTTGATCAATGATGCTTCTCTCCATTTATTACAAGCTGGTGGCAAACGGATACGGCCTATTTTTGTGTTATTAGGTGCAAAATTTGGCGAATATGATATTGAGAAGATGAAGGATGTAGCGGTGCCTTTAGAGCTTATTCATATGGCATCACTTGTGCATGATGATGTTATTGATGATTCCGATATGCGAAGAGGACGCCCGACTGTCAAATCCCAATGGAATAATAGAGTAGCAATGTACACGGGCGATTTTATTTTTGCGCGTGCGCTAGAATATATTACAAAGCTTGAAGACCCACTTGTTCATCAAATTTTAGCACGTACCATGGTAGAGATTGTTAACGGTGAGGTCATTCAAATCGAAGATAAATTTAGATTAGATCAGGGTTTAAAGGATTATTTTAGACGAATTAAACGCAAAACTGCATTGCTGATTTCTTCAAGTTGTGAGCTCGGTGCAGTGGCATCAGGTGTTGATACCAAAACAGTAAGACATTTGAAACGCTTCGGCTATTTTGTAGGCATGAGCTTCCAAATTATAGACGATGTTTTAGATATTATGGCAACGGATAAAGAATTAGGGAAGCCAGCAGGTAGTGACTTACTACAAGGCAATATTACATTACCGATTTTATTATTAAAAGATGATCCACAGATGCAGCCTTATCTAGTAAAAGTATTTGCGGGTACATTAACCGAGACAGAACGGCAAAATATGTTACAGTATGTGCGTAAATCTCATGCAATTGAGCAAGCTAATCGTATGAGTGATAAATATTTGAAAAAAGCCTTACAAGAAATTGATGCTTTACCAAAACATCCGGTTAAGAAAAAACTACGTGATGTTGCTTTATTTATGGGGAAGCGCAAATTCTAGCTTTTTGTTGTACAAAGCCTCATTTTTTGTTAATATTTATCGGTAGGTGTAAAACCTGTTAGACGAATTTAAGGAGTGTTTTAAACATGGCAATTGAACAAACTTTTTTAATGGTTAAGCCAGATGGCGTTGAGCGTCAAGTAGTTGGAGACATCGTTGATCGTTTCGAACGTCGCGGTTTTGTAATGAAAGGTGCTAAATTAATGGTAATTCCAAAAGAATTAGCTGAAAAGCACTATGCTGAACATGCTGAGCGTCCATTCTTTGGAGAACTAGTTGATTTCATCACTTCTGGTCCAGTATTCGCTATGGTATGGGAAGGCGAGAACGTAATCAAGCTTGCTCGTACAATGATGGGTGCAACAAAACCTGAAGAATCTAACCCAGGTACAATCCGTGGTGACTACGCAACAACTGTTTCTCACAACATCATCCACGGTTCTGACTCTCTTGCTTCTGCAGAGCGCGAAATCGGCTTATTCTTCGGTGAAGATTTAGTTTAATTTCGAATAGACCAAGCGTATCGAAAATAACTACGAATTGAACTCAATAAAAAATCATCTATTTTTCCGATGTGACTTTTACCTTCTAACAAAAAATGTTAGGGGGTTTTTTGTTTGTCAAGATTATTTAATAAAGTTAACGCAAACATTGATTTAAGCTTATTGACTATTAAAACCAAAATGGTGAACATGAAATTTACAAAATTTATCAATAATTTTCAAGCTTCGAAAATATGAAGAGCACTTCCCTATAATAGTTGTTTAAAAATAAAAGCGTTTAAGACAGGAGAAGAAGTGCCCCAACTTCAGAGATAAAACCTCTTTTACAATAGTAATTGAAGTTTATATACATATATGGTTATTAATGTAGTAAACTATTTCGTAGATTACATCATTCATTTGGGGGGAATCACAATTGCAAAAAAAACTATACAATAACTAATAAAATTATTATTGGAAAGGGGATAAATCGGATGAATATACTCAAAAAAATGTCTGTCGTAGTTTTTTTACTTGTCATGCTATTTAGCATTCAACAACAAGTAGCAGAGGCAACTAATTATCGAATAGTAAAGGTTGTAAATGACTCTAGTTTACTTGTGAGGGATTCGCCAAGTGATGTGGCTAAATCTATTGGTAATCTAACTAAAGGGGAATTTGTAACAGAGTTTTCTTCCTCGAAAGATTGGTCTCATATTCAGGTAGGTGATATAAAAGGATATGTCATTTCTTCTTCTTTAAGTATTCCACAATCAACGATTAAAATTGCAAATTCTAAAAGTGGTTTAGTTGTAAAATCAAAACCATCTACTTCAGCATCGACATTAGCTACATTAAA
This genomic stretch from Lysinibacillus pakistanensis harbors:
- a CDS encoding demethylmenaquinone methyltransferase, yielding MAKTKEEHVHEVFESISENYDKMNGVISFQMHVGWRNDTMKHMAVKPGSKALDVCCGTADWTIALAHAVGENGEVKGLDFSQNMLKVGEQKVKPYPQIELIHGNAMELPFPDNTFDYVTIGFGLRNVPDYLQVLKEMNRVVKPGGMVVCLETSQSEIPGYRQLFRFYFKYIMPIFGKIFAKSYKEYSWLQESANDFPGMKKLAAMFQQAGLEKVTYKAYSGGAAAMHMGFKKIR
- the folE gene encoding GTP cyclohydrolase I FolE, which codes for MSNVDLLKIEEAVKMILEAVGEDVNREGLLDTPKRVAKMYAEMFSGLHEDARDYFKTVFHEDHEELVLVKDIPFYSMCEHHLVPFYGKAHVAYIPNDGIVAGLSKLGRAVETIARRPQLQERITSSVADTIMEMLSPKGVYVVIEAEHMCMTMRGLKKPGSKTVTSVARGIYEEDEVKRREVLSFIQMS
- the hepT gene encoding heptaprenyl diphosphate synthase component II, with protein sequence MEKMKLKLLYSDLKSDIDIIEQELEKAVNSSSYLINDASLHLLQAGGKRIRPIFVLLGAKFGEYDIEKMKDVAVPLELIHMASLVHDDVIDDSDMRRGRPTVKSQWNNRVAMYTGDFIFARALEYITKLEDPLVHQILARTMVEIVNGEVIQIEDKFRLDQGLKDYFRRIKRKTALLISSSCELGAVASGVDTKTVRHLKRFGYFVGMSFQIIDDVLDIMATDKELGKPAGSDLLQGNITLPILLLKDDPQMQPYLVKVFAGTLTETERQNMLQYVRKSHAIEQANRMSDKYLKKALQEIDALPKHPVKKKLRDVALFMGKRKF
- the mtrB gene encoding trp RNA-binding attenuation protein MtrB; protein product: MSQDYIVIQAEEDGVHVIGLTRGTDTKFHHSEKLDAGEVMIAQFTEHTSAMKIRGKAQIHTAHGVIHSEAKK
- a CDS encoding HU family DNA-binding protein, which codes for MNKTELVNSVAEAAGLSKKDASKAVEAVFDTIQDALAKGDKVQLIGFGNFEVRERAARKGRNPQTGKEIEIAASKVPAFKPGKQLKDAVK
- the spoIVA gene encoding stage IV sporulation protein A; protein product: MSEAVFKEIAERTNGDVYIGVVGPVRVGKSTFVKKVMEAVVLPNIVDETERMRAQDELPQSSPGPVIMTAEPKFVPAQATRIAVGEDEMTFQIRLADCVGYIIDGTKGYEDENGPKYVHTPWHTEPIPFQEAAKIGTDKVIRDHANIGIVVTTDGTVNGISRRAAEKAEEEIVEQLTEIGKPFVIVLNCQMPAREETVQLRNELFERYNVPVIAISIDQMRATDVQYILQEALFEFPIRTIEVEKPDWLDVLDASHPLNVALIDSMEEVLSSVMRIRDVQQASDAFKAIDYIDQSEVVHVDSGAGTAVIRVSLQGELYKSVCNEWLEEPIETKKDWLLFIKEAAEAKEAQKRFKSAINDADSTGYGVTLPMMQEFEPTAPELIKQNNFFGVRMKAKAPSYHIIRVDMESEFAPLIGSEFHSQQLLKDLNHAYLHDREALWNTQLFGTPLHEVLKEGIRYKMDAVPSTAKKRMRQTIERMVNEGDRGLVTFIL
- a CDS encoding heptaprenyl diphosphate synthase component 1, translated to MNATYIQNSIAQLKKEIFMDVRHRTLQKYTGTPVIDENQLFYLLVPFLNGEEWQQEQREAAITVGIVYAALSAHDHIKELDATSKEQQLTVLAGDFYSGRYYEILAMSGNVALIRKLSQGIVARCEHQIKVYEATKRSIEQWIASMSTIESGLIAKFFELYSFEKYIPIVEKSLIILRLEREWVAYHRGQVSLMSKALEESARYDGTTYYSVIQDKIVQLKKELLQEITEASFLQGDVKQALQARVEASIASTNG
- the ndk gene encoding nucleoside-diphosphate kinase; translated protein: MAIEQTFLMVKPDGVERQVVGDIVDRFERRGFVMKGAKLMVIPKELAEKHYAEHAERPFFGELVDFITSGPVFAMVWEGENVIKLARTMMGATKPEESNPGTIRGDYATTVSHNIIHGSDSLASAEREIGLFFGEDLV